TCGGCATCGACACCACGAACCCTGCCAGCCAAGACACTATGGTGGCTGCCACATGAGCCTGCGGCTGCTGGACATCCACAAGCACTTCGGCCCGGTGCGCGCCAACGACGGGGTGACACTGGAGGTCGAGGCAGGGGAGCTTCACGGGCTCCTCGGGGAAAACGGCGCCGGCAAGTCGACGCTCATGAAGATCCTGTCCGGCTTCTACCTGGCCGACTCCGGCAACGTCATTCTCGAAGGGAAACAGCTAGAGCTGCGCTCCCCCAACGACGCACTCCGCCACGGGATCGGCATGCTGCATCAGGATCCCCTCGTGTTCCTGCCGCTCACGGTCGTCGACAACTTCCTGATCGGAAGTCCGGGGCACCTGCAGGTGGATCGCAAGAGAGCCCGTAAGGATCTGCTGGAAGTATGCGGACGGTTCGGCTTCGATCTCAATCCCGATGCTGCCGCCCGAGAGCTGACGATCGGCGAGCGTCAACAACTCGAGATCGCCCGCCTGCTGTGGCTGGGCGCTCGAGTGCTCATCCTCGATGAACCGACGACCGGTATCTCGGAGACACAACGCGAGAAGCTGTTCGCCACGCTGAAAGCCCTCGCTGCAGAGGGCATGATCGTCATCTTCGTGTCGCACAAGCTCGAAGAGGTCATACAGCTCTGCAGCAAGGTAACCGTGCTTCGAGCCGGAAGAGTCGTCGGCGCCGCGAATCTCCCCTGCCCAACGGATCGACTGGTCGAGATGATGTTCGGGGAAGTCGTCGTCACCGAACAGCGCAAAGACGTCGAGCTCGGACTGCCTGCGCTCACCGTACGCGATGTCACCTTGCGCGACGACCTTCTCACCATGGAGCACCTCTCACTGACCGTGCGCTCGTCCGAAGTCGTTGGCCTGGCCGGCCTCGTCGGCAGCGGCCAGCGGACCTTCCTGCGCGCTGCGGCAGGACTTCTGAAACCTGTTGCAGGCTCATTGCTCATCGGTGACCAGGACATGTCCCGCCGCAGCTATCGCGACTTCCTGGAAGCGGGTGTGCACTACCTCCCTGCGGGCCGCCTCGAGGAGGGGCTGCTCACCGGTGTCACCTTGACCGAGCATTTCGTGCTCGCCGGGGAAGAGACGAGTTTCTTCATCGACTGGGGAGCCGCCGAGCGACGCGCGGCAGCCCTCATCGAGGAGCACTTCATCAAGGGACGCCCCGACAGCACCGCCGAAGAGCTCTCCGGCGGAAACCAGCAGCGCCTC
This is a stretch of genomic DNA from Gammaproteobacteria bacterium. It encodes these proteins:
- a CDS encoding ATP-binding cassette domain-containing protein; its protein translation is MSLRLLDIHKHFGPVRANDGVTLEVEAGELHGLLGENGAGKSTLMKILSGFYLADSGNVILEGKQLELRSPNDALRHGIGMLHQDPLVFLPLTVVDNFLIGSPGHLQVDRKRARKDLLEVCGRFGFDLNPDAAARELTIGERQQLEIARLLWLGARVLILDEPTTGISETQREKLFATLKALAAEGMIVIFVSHKLEEVIQLCSKVTVLRAGRVVGAANLPCPTDRLVEMMFGEVVVTEQRKDVELGLPALTVRDVTLRDDLLTMEHLSLTVRSSEVVGLAGLVGSGQRTFLRAAAGLLKPVAGSLLIGDQDMSRRSYRDFLEAGVHYLPAGRLEEGLLTGVTLTEHFVLAGEETSFFIDWGAAERRAAALIEEHFIKGRPDSTAEELSGGNQQRLLLAMTPDELRVLLMQHPTRGLDIESANWVWRQLLKRRDDGTAIVFASSDLDELLEYSDRIAVFFSGEIIDVIDTAGATVEQLGYLIGGVRKVTA